ACGATCGACTTCTAATAAAGCTGTCTCCATCAATCTTGCGATATAGGGAGCAGTGAAGACGACAAGCGGTACGATAACACCTTGCACACCAATGGATGTTCCCATTAGAAACTTTGTAAAAGGTAAAATGAAGAATAATAGAATGATAAATGGAAGAGAGCGAATGATATTAATAATTGTATTAAGAATTGAGTAAATGATTTTATTTTCGTGCTGCCCACCAGGTCTTGTTAAAACAAGTGTGACACCAAGTGGTAGTGCAATAAGGATAGAGATGAATAGTGAAATAGATGTCATTTGAAATGTTTGAATGGTTGCTTCCCATATGACTTTACCCCATTCATCCAAAAAGGACTTGTTTTCCATAGTCTGTTCTACCTCCTTCTACGATGATTCCTTGTTCTTGTAAAAATGATAAAGCGTGGTTGATTTCATTTTGTTCCCCTTGCATATGAATGACAAGTTTCCCGTATGCCTCATGTTTTAATTGAGTAATATTACCGGATAAAATATTTGGATATACTTGGAATCGTTTTGTGGCAACAGCTAATGCTGGTTCACCAGAAGAATTTCCTATAAAAGAAAGAGTTACGATTTCTCCGGTTCTTTGTAGTTCTTTTTGTACTTCAGCTGGGATTTTTGCTGCAAATGCACTATTTACAAATTTCTTCGTTGTTACATGTTGTGGGTTTGTGAATATATCCTTCACAGTCCCGCTTTCGACTACTGCTCCATGTTCCATAACAGCAACTCTGTCGCATATACGCTGGATAACGTTCATTTCATGTGTAATTAATAAAATTGTGATTCCGATTTCCTCATTAATCTTTAATAATAGGTCAAGAATAGAATCAGTTGTTTCTGGATCTAAAGCACTCGTTGCTTCGTCGCTTAATAACACTTCCGGTTCATGTGATAGTGCACGGGCGATAGCCACACGTTGTTTCTGGCCACCAGAAAGTTCACTCGGATAGGCATCTTTTCGATTAAAGAGATCGACAATACGTAAATACTTTTCTACCCTTTTTTCAATTTCTAATTTTGGAACGCCAGCAAGGCGTAACGGTAATGCGATATTTTCATAAACGGTAACAGTTTTAAGTAAATTGAATCCTTGAAAAATCATCCCGATTTTTTGTCGTGCTTTTGCTAGTTCTTTTGTAGACAGTGTTGTTAAATCTTGCTCGTTTACAATAATATTTCCTGTCGTTGGTTTTTCTAATAAATTTACACAGCGAATTAATGTACTTTTGCCAGCGCCACTATATCCAATGATTCCAAATACTTCGCCCTTTTTTACTTGGAGGGAAGTAGACTTAAGAGCTTCCACATTCCCCTTTTTTGTTGTAAATACTTTGGATACATTTTTTAATTCAATCATTATCGTCAGCTCCTACCAAGACGGTAAAACAGAACCATCAAATTTTTTCTCAATAAATTCTTTTACTTCTTTAGATTGATAAGCTTTCTTTAATTTATTTACAACCGCATCATCTTTATTTTCAGT
This genomic window from Bacillus anthracis str. Vollum contains:
- a CDS encoding methionine ABC transporter permease, translating into MENKSFLDEWGKVIWEATIQTFQMTSISLFISILIALPLGVTLVLTRPGGQHENKIIYSILNTIINIIRSLPFIILLFFILPFTKFLMGTSIGVQGVIVPLVVFTAPYIARLMETALLEVDRGVIEAYQAMGVSTIQIIWHVMVKEARPSLVLGLTIATIGLIGATAMAGLVGAGGLGDLAYRFGHLRYEPEVMYATVFILIILVQGLQSLGNGIARRLKKD
- a CDS encoding methionine ABC transporter ATP-binding protein, whose product is MIELKNVSKVFTTKKGNVEALKSTSLQVKKGEVFGIIGYSGAGKSTLIRCVNLLEKPTTGNIIVNEQDLTTLSTKELAKARQKIGMIFQGFNLLKTVTVYENIALPLRLAGVPKLEIEKRVEKYLRIVDLFNRKDAYPSELSGGQKQRVAIARALSHEPEVLLSDEATSALDPETTDSILDLLLKINEEIGITILLITHEMNVIQRICDRVAVMEHGAVVESGTVKDIFTNPQHVTTKKFVNSAFAAKIPAEVQKELQRTGEIVTLSFIGNSSGEPALAVATKRFQVYPNILSGNITQLKHEAYGKLVIHMQGEQNEINHALSFLQEQGIIVEGGRTDYGKQVLFG